In Haliotis asinina isolate JCU_RB_2024 chromosome 16, JCU_Hal_asi_v2, whole genome shotgun sequence, the following are encoded in one genomic region:
- the LOC137268798 gene encoding uncharacterized protein, protein MVLIVSASSMILLQVLNLIALVYTSVLLAKLLLRHRVTAFVLAQSYISSLFLFAGLYTLTYRLQPDSWKFIQEDLVSDPVFVVVLYAKFLFFSVSTATLCGSDNALPKDWYNCIFAAAQMLLSFVYFASILSQSMMPKLADIIRNQESQQGPRSSPRPRSALSGRRHYNSFSPPGSVAPEYSVNQEHVVNVDEEENR, encoded by the exons AGTGCCTCatccatgatactgctacaagTGTTGAATCTAATTGCACTTGTGTATACATCAG TGTTGCTGGCCAAGTTGTTGCTGAGACATCGAGTTACGGCCTTCGTCCTGGCACAGAGCTACATATCTTCCCTCTTCCTATTTGCTGGCCTCTATACACTCACATACAGGCTTCAG CCGGATTCATGGAAGTTTATCCAGGAAGATCTGGTTTCTGATCCTGTGTTTGTGGTGGTCCTGTACGCTAAATTCCTCTTCTTCTCTGTCTCCACAGCAACATTATGTG GATCTGACAATGCTCTGCCTAAAGACTGGTACAACTGTATATTTGCTGCAGCTCAG ATGTTGCTGAGTTTCGTTTACTTCGCCTCCATTCTGAGTCAGTCGATGATGCCAAAGCTTGCTGACATTATTCGGAATCAGGAGTCACAGCAAGGACCAAGGTCATCCCCAAGGCCAAGGTCAGCACTATCGGGACGGAGACACTACAATTCCTTCAGCCCACCGGGAAGTGTGGCCCCAGAATACTCAGTCA ATCAAGAACATGTTGTGAACGTTGATGAGGAAGAGAACAGATGA